One Roseomonas sp. OT10 DNA window includes the following coding sequences:
- a CDS encoding ABC transporter permease has product MSATATTARAPRRRLVSGPRAGLGLVLVVAVLLLALLAPWIAGHAPEEPDFLATLAPPSAAHWLGTDDLGRDVLARILAGARVSLLVGVASVGAALLLGVPIGLVAGYAGGWVDAVLMRCMDVLLAFPGILLALGITAALGASLVNTVIAIAAVNLPVLARVARGQAMAVRSLDYVAAERALGFGEVTILWRCVLPNTLSPILVQGSLLLASSIITESYLSFLGLGVQPPTPTWGNMLRDAVGFLDQAVWLAWFPGLAIFLTVLGFNLLGDGLRDRLDPRG; this is encoded by the coding sequence ATGAGCGCCACGGCCACCACGGCCCGTGCGCCACGCCGGCGCCTCGTCTCCGGGCCGCGCGCCGGGCTGGGCCTCGTCCTCGTCGTGGCGGTGCTGCTGCTCGCCCTGCTCGCCCCCTGGATCGCCGGCCATGCGCCGGAGGAGCCGGACTTCCTCGCCACCCTCGCGCCGCCCTCCGCCGCGCATTGGCTGGGCACGGACGATCTCGGCCGCGACGTGCTGGCGCGTATCCTGGCTGGGGCGCGGGTGTCCCTGCTGGTCGGCGTCGCCAGCGTCGGCGCCGCGCTGCTGCTGGGCGTGCCCATCGGGCTGGTGGCAGGCTATGCCGGCGGCTGGGTGGACGCGGTGCTGATGCGCTGCATGGACGTGCTGCTCGCCTTTCCCGGCATCCTGCTGGCGCTGGGCATCACGGCGGCGCTGGGTGCCTCGCTGGTCAACACCGTCATTGCCATCGCCGCGGTGAACCTCCCGGTGCTGGCGCGGGTGGCGCGCGGGCAGGCCATGGCGGTGCGGTCGCTGGACTACGTGGCGGCGGAGCGGGCGCTCGGCTTCGGCGAAGTGACGATCCTGTGGCGCTGCGTGCTGCCCAACACCCTCTCGCCGATCCTGGTGCAGGGCTCGCTGCTGCTCGCCTCCTCCATCATCACGGAATCCTATCTGTCCTTCCTGGGGCTGGGCGTGCAGCCGCCGACCCCGACCTGGGGCAACATGCTGCGCGATGCCGTGGGCTTCCTCGACCAGGCGGTGTGGCTCGCCTGGTTTCCCGGCCTCGCCATCTTCCTCACCGTGCTGGGCTTCAACCTGCTGGGCGACGGCTTGCGCGACCGGCTGGACCCGCGCGGATGA
- a CDS encoding ABC transporter substrate-binding protein produces MTGTTRRALLGTALAAPAALALPRGAAAQENGGTLSIGVVSDPVTLDPAFAGSFFENQVLYNLHETLLVARPDGQVFPGLATHEQKDPLTHVLTLREGLTFHDGTPLDAEAVKFNIDRYTDPAGGSIRRSDFGPLAGVAVTGPRTVEIRLSAPYAPLPLVLTNRAGMMVSPSAVRSLGADFAARAVGAGPWKLASWTKNSELVLERFPGYWAGDGHPFARLVFRPLPDETVRLANLRSGTLQLIDAIPPQSVAALQREANLRVSQMPSLGFNAFAFNCTRAPFNDPRLRRAFSAAVDPEVIHRVVYFNTGRVARGPLSPAVPWAFDESATGIAHDPARARALLAEVGATQPVPVTVTVTNSPQMVRIAQVLQAAGNVAGFKVEVRQIDPTSLITVLRQRDFDICMAPWSGRYDPDGNMYFYFTKGGPNNFAGYESDAVTELLQRARATSAQAERATLYRQAQRQVQEDAPMLFLHFDAILQASVGRLRWTQYPDAVFRLFDAKAT; encoded by the coding sequence ATGACCGGAACCACCCGACGCGCGCTGCTGGGCACCGCCCTCGCCGCACCGGCCGCCCTCGCCCTGCCGCGCGGCGCGGCGGCGCAGGAGAATGGCGGGACGCTGAGCATCGGCGTCGTCTCCGACCCGGTGACCCTGGACCCGGCCTTCGCCGGCTCCTTCTTCGAGAACCAGGTCCTCTACAACCTGCACGAGACGCTGCTGGTCGCCCGCCCGGACGGGCAGGTCTTCCCCGGCCTCGCCACGCACGAGCAGAAGGACCCGCTGACGCATGTGCTGACGCTGCGCGAGGGGCTGACCTTCCACGACGGCACGCCGCTCGACGCGGAGGCGGTGAAGTTCAACATCGACCGCTATACCGACCCGGCGGGGGGCTCCATCCGCCGCTCCGACTTCGGGCCGCTCGCGGGCGTCGCCGTCACCGGCCCGCGCACGGTGGAGATCCGGCTCTCCGCGCCCTATGCGCCGCTGCCGCTGGTGCTGACGAACCGCGCCGGCATGATGGTCTCGCCCAGCGCGGTCCGCTCGCTCGGCGCCGACTTCGCGGCCAGGGCGGTCGGGGCCGGGCCCTGGAAGCTCGCGAGCTGGACCAAGAACAGCGAGCTGGTGCTGGAGCGCTTCCCCGGCTACTGGGCGGGCGACGGCCACCCCTTCGCGCGGCTGGTCTTCCGCCCGCTGCCGGACGAGACGGTGCGCCTCGCCAACCTCCGCTCCGGCACGCTGCAGCTGATCGACGCGATCCCGCCCCAGTCCGTGGCGGCCTTGCAGCGGGAGGCGAACCTGCGCGTGTCGCAGATGCCCTCGCTCGGCTTCAACGCCTTCGCCTTCAACTGCACCCGCGCGCCCTTCAACGATCCGCGCCTGCGCCGGGCCTTCAGCGCGGCGGTGGACCCGGAGGTCATCCACCGCGTCGTCTACTTCAACACCGGCCGCGTCGCCCGCGGGCCGCTCTCCCCCGCCGTGCCCTGGGCCTTCGACGAATCCGCCACCGGCATCGCGCACGACCCGGCCCGCGCCCGCGCCCTGCTGGCCGAGGTGGGCGCCACGCAGCCGGTGCCGGTGACCGTGACGGTGACCAACTCGCCCCAGATGGTGCGCATCGCCCAGGTGCTGCAGGCGGCCGGCAACGTCGCCGGCTTCAAGGTCGAGGTGCGGCAGATCGACCCGACCAGCCTCATCACTGTGCTGCGCCAGCGCGACTTCGACATCTGCATGGCACCGTGGTCCGGCCGCTACGACCCGGACGGCAACATGTACTTCTATTTCACCAAGGGCGGGCCGAACAACTTCGCGGGCTACGAGAGCGATGCGGTGACGGAGCTGCTGCAGCGGGCGCGCGCCACCTCCGCCCAGGCGGAGCGGGCCACCCTGTATCGCCAGGCACAGCGGCAGGTCCAGGAGGACGCGCCGATGCTGTTCCTGCACTTCGACGCCATCCTCCAGGCCTCGGTCGGGCGGCTGCGCTGGACGCAATACCCCGACGCCGTGTTCCGCCTGTTCGACGCCAAGGCCACCTGA
- a CDS encoding glucose 1-dehydrogenase: protein MRLKDKVTLVTGAASGFGEGIARLYAAEGAKVVVADLNLEGAKRVAGEIGGTPVGGDVARTADVQAMVDTALQAHGRLDAVVNNAGWTYRNQPSLDVSEEEFDRVFAINVKSLYLMARAAIPAMRRNGGKGGSFITVSSTAGLRPRPNLTWYNATKGAANTITLAMAQEFAKDNIRVNAVCPVIGATGLLESFMGMPDTPENRQRFLATIPLGRFSTPADIANACLWLAEDSSSFITGVLLPVDGGRCA, encoded by the coding sequence ATGCGCCTGAAGGACAAGGTCACGCTCGTCACCGGTGCCGCGTCCGGCTTCGGCGAGGGGATCGCCCGCCTCTACGCCGCCGAGGGGGCGAAGGTCGTGGTGGCCGATCTCAACCTCGAGGGGGCGAAGCGCGTGGCGGGCGAGATCGGCGGCACGCCGGTGGGTGGCGACGTCGCCCGCACCGCCGACGTGCAGGCCATGGTGGACACGGCGCTCCAGGCCCATGGCCGGCTCGACGCGGTGGTGAACAATGCCGGCTGGACCTACCGCAACCAGCCGTCGCTGGACGTCAGCGAGGAGGAGTTCGACCGCGTCTTCGCCATCAACGTGAAGTCGCTCTATTTGATGGCCCGCGCCGCCATCCCCGCCATGCGCCGCAACGGCGGGAAGGGCGGGTCCTTCATCACCGTCTCCTCCACCGCCGGGCTGCGGCCTCGCCCCAACCTCACCTGGTACAACGCCACCAAGGGGGCGGCGAACACCATCACCCTGGCGATGGCGCAGGAATTCGCGAAGGACAACATCCGGGTGAACGCCGTCTGCCCGGTGATCGGCGCCACCGGTTTGCTGGAGAGCTTCATGGGCATGCCGGACACCCCGGAGAACCGGCAGCGCTTCCTGGCCACCATCCCGCTCGGCCGCTTCTCCACCCCCGCCGACATCGCCAATGCCTGCCTGTGGCTGGCCGAGGACTCCTCCTCCTTCATCACCGGCGTGCTGCTGCCGGTGGACGGCGGCCGCTGCGCCTGA
- the pdxY gene encoding pyridoxal kinase PdxY has translation MNILSIQSWVAYGHVGNASAVFPLQRLGAEVWALNTVQFSNHTGYGAWRGQVFGAELIRDLVTGIEERGVLGKADAVLSGYMGDAAIGEAILDAAARVKALNPKALYCCDPVIGDVGRGIFVRPGIPEFMRDRAVPAAGIVTPNQFELEWLTGRPVNTLADARRAITALQAKGPRIVLVTSLHVEDTPADCIEMLAADGPAFWRVRTPLLPISVNGAGDAIAALFLFHCLRWRDVRVAVSSAASSIHGLLARTAEAGSREILTVAAQDEFVRPSQTFVAEPC, from the coding sequence ATGAACATCCTCTCCATCCAGTCCTGGGTCGCCTACGGACACGTGGGCAACGCCTCCGCCGTCTTCCCGCTGCAGCGGCTGGGGGCGGAGGTCTGGGCGCTGAACACGGTGCAGTTCTCCAACCACACCGGCTACGGCGCCTGGCGCGGCCAGGTCTTTGGCGCGGAGCTGATCCGCGACCTGGTCACGGGGATCGAGGAGCGCGGCGTGCTCGGCAAGGCCGATGCCGTGCTCTCCGGCTACATGGGCGATGCCGCGATCGGCGAGGCCATCCTGGACGCCGCCGCGCGCGTGAAGGCGCTGAACCCGAAGGCGCTCTACTGCTGCGACCCGGTGATCGGCGATGTCGGGCGGGGCATCTTCGTCCGCCCCGGCATCCCGGAATTCATGCGCGACCGCGCCGTCCCAGCCGCCGGCATCGTCACGCCGAACCAGTTCGAGCTGGAATGGCTGACCGGCCGCCCCGTCAACACCCTGGCGGATGCCCGGCGCGCCATCACCGCGCTCCAGGCGAAGGGGCCGCGCATCGTCCTCGTCACCTCGCTGCACGTCGAGGACACGCCGGCGGATTGCATCGAGATGCTGGCGGCGGACGGTCCCGCCTTCTGGCGCGTGCGCACGCCGCTGCTGCCCATCTCCGTCAACGGCGCGGGGGACGCCATCGCGGCGCTGTTCCTGTTCCACTGCCTGCGCTGGCGCGATGTCCGCGTGGCCGTCTCCTCCGCGGCGTCCTCCATCCATGGGCTGCTGGCCCGCACCGCCGAGGCAGGGTCGCGCGAGATCCTGACCGTTGCCGCCCAGGACGAGTTCGTGCGGCCCAGCCAGACCTTCGTCGCCGAGCCCTGCTGA
- the ada gene encoding bifunctional DNA-binding transcriptional regulator/O6-methylguanine-DNA methyltransferase Ada, translated as MRDTPDLIPEANPAGTRPVEEEALWASLQRREARGDAVYAVTTQGVYCRFGCPSRPPLRRNTRFFADGPAAEAAGFRACRRCDPRGERAALQAEAVRAACALIEQSETIPSLARLAERAGYARHHFLRLFRDITGVTPRSYAEGVRARRLSAALHDGARVADAVAEAGFGSESRVYERPGRVLGMTPGAARRGGQGEVIRTALAESALGPLLVGATEKGVCFLGFGEPPEALEGDLRARFPQARIEPAEQALAEIVRSAVAFVAEPRAALDLPLDLRGTAFQRRVWEALRAIPLGETRTYGGLAASLGAPEAVRAVARACARNPVSLAVPCHRVVGKDGALTGYRWGVPRKQALLAGEAAARSGRGG; from the coding sequence ATGCGCGATACCCCAGACCTGATCCCGGAAGCCAACCCGGCCGGCACCCGGCCGGTGGAGGAGGAGGCGCTCTGGGCCTCCCTGCAAAGGCGCGAGGCGCGCGGGGACGCCGTCTATGCCGTCACCACCCAGGGCGTGTACTGCCGCTTCGGCTGCCCCTCCCGGCCACCGCTGCGCCGCAACACCCGCTTCTTCGCCGATGGCCCGGCCGCCGAGGCCGCCGGTTTCCGCGCCTGCCGCCGCTGCGACCCCCGCGGCGAGCGGGCGGCGCTGCAGGCCGAGGCGGTGCGGGCCGCCTGTGCCCTGATCGAGCAGTCGGAGACCATCCCCTCCCTGGCCCGCCTGGCGGAGCGGGCGGGCTATGCCCGGCACCACTTCCTGCGGCTGTTCCGGGACATTACCGGCGTTACCCCGCGGTCCTATGCCGAGGGGGTGCGGGCCCGGCGCCTCTCCGCCGCACTGCATGACGGGGCGCGGGTCGCCGATGCCGTGGCGGAGGCAGGCTTCGGCAGCGAAAGCCGGGTCTACGAGCGGCCCGGCCGCGTTCTGGGCATGACGCCCGGCGCCGCCCGTCGCGGCGGGCAGGGCGAGGTGATCCGCACCGCCCTGGCCGAGAGCGCCCTGGGGCCGTTGCTGGTGGGGGCCACGGAGAAGGGCGTCTGCTTCCTGGGCTTCGGCGAGCCGCCGGAGGCGCTGGAGGGCGACCTGCGCGCCCGCTTCCCTCAGGCCAGGATCGAGCCCGCGGAGCAGGCCCTGGCGGAGATCGTCCGGTCCGCCGTGGCGTTCGTGGCGGAGCCGCGGGCAGCGCTGGACCTGCCCCTGGACCTGCGCGGCACCGCCTTCCAGCGCCGGGTCTGGGAGGCGTTGCGGGCCATCCCCCTGGGCGAGACGCGGACCTATGGCGGCCTGGCCGCCTCGCTGGGGGCGCCGGAGGCGGTGCGGGCGGTGGCCCGGGCCTGCGCCCGGAATCCCGTCTCGCTCGCCGTGCCCTGCCACCGGGTGGTCGGCAAGGACGGCGCCCTGACGGGCTATCGCTGGGGCGTGCCGCGCAAGCAGGCGCTTCTGGCGGGCGAGGCGGCGGCCCGGTCCGGGCGCGGGGGCTGA
- the ureG gene encoding urease accessory protein UreG yields MAHGPFRVGIGGPVGSGKTALTDRLCKHLRDHYDIAVITNDIYTREDAEFLTRSGALAPERITGVETGGCPHTAIREDASINLAAVHEMTERFPALEVLFIESGGDNLAATFSPELADLTIYVIDVSAGDKIPRKGGPGITRSDLLVINKIDLAPLVGADLGVMDRDARKMRGSRPFLFTNLKENKGVAEIAEFVLTSGGLPLRHRAALA; encoded by the coding sequence ATGGCGCACGGCCCCTTCCGCGTCGGCATCGGCGGGCCCGTGGGCTCGGGCAAGACGGCGCTGACCGACCGGCTGTGCAAGCACCTCCGCGACCACTACGACATCGCCGTCATCACCAACGACATCTACACCCGCGAGGATGCGGAGTTCCTGACCCGCAGCGGCGCCCTGGCCCCCGAGCGGATCACCGGCGTCGAGACGGGCGGCTGCCCGCACACCGCCATCCGCGAGGATGCCTCGATCAACCTTGCCGCCGTACACGAGATGACGGAGCGCTTCCCCGCGCTGGAGGTGCTGTTCATCGAGAGCGGCGGCGACAACCTGGCCGCGACCTTCTCGCCCGAGCTGGCGGACCTGACCATCTACGTCATCGACGTCTCGGCCGGCGACAAGATCCCGCGCAAGGGTGGGCCGGGCATCACCCGCTCCGACCTGCTGGTGATCAACAAGATCGACCTCGCCCCGCTGGTGGGCGCCGACCTCGGCGTGATGGACCGCGACGCGCGGAAGATGCGCGGCAGCCGCCCGTTCCTCTTCACCAACCTGAAGGAGAACAAGGGCGTCGCCGAGATCGCCGAGTTCGTCCTGACCAGCGGCGGCCTGCCCCTGCGGCACCGGGCCGCGCTTGCCTGA
- a CDS encoding urease accessory protein UreF: MNTTTATVTTITEPPGTATDPAALYRLLSWLSPGYPIGAFSYSHGLEAAVEDGAVRDRDSLVAYVATALTAGAGAVDGPLLAAAWRAASAGDDAALDAAAELAAAWRGTAETALESLAQGNAFAAVTAAAWPNPRFAALMARHPRRLAHPVAFGAAAAWQGVALRDAAFGWLAGFAANLVSAGVRLVPLGQTDGQVATAALLPHVQAATGAALAAALDDIGTAAPVLDLFSMRHETQYTRLFRS; this comes from the coding sequence ATGAACACCACCACGGCGACGGTGACCACCATCACTGAGCCCCCTGGGACAGCCACGGACCCGGCCGCTCTCTACCGGCTGCTGTCCTGGCTCAGCCCCGGCTATCCGATCGGCGCCTTCAGCTACAGCCACGGGCTGGAGGCGGCGGTGGAGGATGGGGCGGTGCGAGACCGCGACAGCCTCGTCGCCTACGTCGCGACCGCGCTGACGGCCGGTGCGGGGGCGGTGGACGGCCCGCTCCTCGCCGCCGCCTGGCGCGCGGCGAGCGCCGGGGACGACGCCGCGCTGGACGCGGCGGCGGAGCTGGCGGCGGCCTGGCGCGGCACGGCCGAGACGGCGCTGGAGAGCCTCGCCCAGGGCAACGCCTTCGCGGCCGTCACCGCCGCCGCCTGGCCCAATCCGCGCTTCGCCGCCCTGATGGCCCGCCACCCGCGCCGCCTCGCCCATCCCGTGGCCTTCGGCGCGGCGGCGGCGTGGCAGGGCGTGGCGCTGCGCGACGCCGCCTTCGGCTGGCTGGCGGGCTTCGCGGCCAACCTGGTTTCCGCCGGGGTGCGCCTCGTGCCGCTGGGCCAGACGGACGGGCAGGTGGCGACCGCCGCGCTGCTGCCCCATGTGCAGGCCGCGACCGGGGCTGCGCTGGCGGCGGCGCTCGACGACATCGGCACCGCCGCCCCGGTGCTGGACCTCTTCTCCATGCGCCACGAGACGCAATACACGAGGCTCTTCCGCTCATGA
- a CDS encoding urease accessory protein UreE, whose protein sequence is MAGDASLRRATTILPAGGWVARTARDTVTLDFDDRFRRRKRYLAEGGTEFLLDLPEAVVLHDGDGLLLEGGGVIAVRAAPEPLVEITARDAHHLLRLAWHLGNRHLPAQLSADRILIRDDHVITAMLTGLGATLRPVSAPFDPEGGAYGEHNRSDHQHFRAAGHAHGPGGHDHGHGHEHHHGDGDHHH, encoded by the coding sequence ATGGCCGGGGACGCCAGCCTGCGCCGCGCCACCACCATCCTCCCTGCCGGGGGGTGGGTGGCACGCACCGCCCGCGACACCGTGACGCTGGATTTCGACGACCGCTTCCGCCGCCGCAAGCGCTACCTGGCCGAGGGCGGCACCGAATTCCTGCTCGACCTGCCGGAGGCGGTGGTGCTGCACGACGGCGACGGGCTGCTGCTGGAGGGCGGCGGCGTCATCGCCGTCCGCGCCGCGCCGGAGCCACTGGTGGAGATCACCGCGCGCGACGCGCACCATTTGCTGCGCCTCGCCTGGCACCTGGGCAACCGGCATCTGCCGGCGCAGCTCTCGGCCGACCGCATCCTGATCCGCGACGACCACGTGATCACCGCCATGCTGACGGGCCTCGGCGCCACGCTGCGCCCCGTCTCCGCCCCCTTCGACCCGGAGGGCGGCGCCTATGGCGAGCACAACCGCAGCGACCACCAGCATTTCCGCGCGGCGGGCCATGCCCACGGCCCGGGCGGCCACGACCATGGCCACGGCCATGAACACCACCACGGCGACGGTGACCACCATCACTGA
- the ureC gene encoding urease subunit alpha gives MPARISRSAYAGMYGPTTGDRLRLADTELVIEVEKDLTTYGEEVKFGGGKVIRDGMGQSQVTRAAGAMDTVITNALILDHWGIVKADVGLRDGRIAAIGKSGNPDTQPGVDIVIGPGTEIIAGEGKILTAGGIDVHIHFICPQQIEEALASGVTTMFGGGTGPAHGTLATTATPGAFHLSRMMQAAESFPMNLGFLGKGNAALPAGLEEQIVAGAAGLKLHEDWGTTPKAIDTCLAVADALDVQIAIHTDTLNEAGFVEDTIRAMAGRTIQAFHTEGAGGGHAPDILKLVGEANVLPSSTNPTMPYTVNTLDEHLDMLMVCHHLDPRIPEDVAFAESRIRKETIAAEDILHDLGAISMMSSDSQAMGRVGEVIMRTWQTAHKMKVQRGRLPAETGDNDNARVRRYVAKYTINPAISQGIAEHVGSVEVGKLADLVLWSPAFFGVKPEMVLKCGTIACAPMGDPNASIPTPQPVHYRPMFGGFGKAMLHSAVTFTSQAALDAGIAGRLGLTRPLLPVRNTRGGIRKTDMVHNGALPRIEVDAETYEVRSDGELLICEPAKVLPMAQRYFLF, from the coding sequence ATGCCCGCCAGGATTTCCCGCAGCGCCTATGCCGGCATGTACGGCCCCACCACCGGGGACCGCCTGCGCCTCGCCGATACCGAGCTGGTCATCGAGGTGGAGAAGGACCTCACGACCTACGGCGAGGAGGTGAAGTTCGGCGGCGGCAAGGTCATCCGCGACGGCATGGGCCAGTCCCAGGTCACGCGCGCGGCCGGCGCGATGGACACGGTGATCACCAACGCCCTGATCCTGGACCACTGGGGGATCGTGAAGGCGGATGTCGGGCTGCGCGACGGCCGCATCGCCGCCATCGGCAAGTCCGGCAACCCCGACACCCAGCCAGGCGTGGACATCGTCATCGGCCCGGGGACGGAGATCATCGCGGGGGAGGGCAAGATCCTCACCGCCGGCGGCATCGACGTGCACATCCACTTCATCTGCCCGCAGCAGATCGAGGAGGCGCTGGCCTCCGGCGTCACGACGATGTTCGGCGGCGGCACCGGCCCCGCGCACGGCACGCTGGCGACGACGGCGACGCCGGGCGCCTTCCACCTCTCGCGCATGATGCAGGCGGCGGAGAGCTTCCCGATGAACCTCGGCTTCCTCGGCAAGGGCAACGCCGCCCTGCCGGCGGGGCTGGAAGAGCAGATCGTTGCGGGCGCCGCCGGCCTCAAGCTGCACGAGGACTGGGGCACCACGCCCAAGGCGATCGACACCTGCCTCGCGGTCGCCGATGCGCTGGACGTGCAGATCGCCATCCACACGGACACGCTGAACGAGGCGGGCTTCGTCGAGGACACGATCAGGGCGATGGCCGGCCGCACCATCCAGGCCTTCCACACGGAGGGCGCGGGCGGCGGCCACGCGCCGGACATCCTGAAGCTGGTGGGCGAGGCCAACGTCCTGCCCAGCAGCACGAACCCGACGATGCCCTACACGGTGAACACGCTGGACGAGCATCTCGACATGCTCATGGTGTGCCACCACCTCGACCCCCGCATCCCGGAGGACGTGGCCTTCGCCGAGAGCCGCATCCGCAAGGAGACCATCGCGGCGGAGGACATCCTGCACGACCTCGGCGCCATCTCGATGATGTCGTCGGACAGCCAGGCGATGGGGCGGGTGGGCGAGGTGATCATGCGCACCTGGCAGACCGCGCACAAGATGAAGGTGCAGCGCGGCCGCCTGCCGGCCGAGACGGGCGACAACGACAATGCCCGGGTCAGGCGCTACGTCGCGAAGTACACGATCAACCCCGCGATCAGCCAGGGCATCGCGGAGCATGTCGGCAGCGTGGAGGTCGGCAAGCTGGCGGATCTGGTGCTGTGGAGCCCGGCTTTCTTCGGGGTGAAGCCGGAGATGGTGCTGAAATGCGGCACCATCGCCTGCGCGCCGATGGGCGACCCCAACGCCTCCATCCCCACGCCGCAGCCGGTGCACTACCGCCCGATGTTCGGCGGCTTCGGCAAGGCGATGCTGCACAGCGCCGTCACCTTCACCTCCCAGGCGGCGCTGGATGCGGGGATCGCCGGACGCCTCGGCCTCACCCGCCCGCTGCTGCCGGTGCGCAACACCCGCGGCGGCATCCGCAAGACGGACATGGTCCACAACGGCGCGCTGCCGCGGATCGAGGTGGATGCGGAGACCTACGAGGTGCGCTCCGATGGCGAGCTGCTGATCTGCGAACCCGCCAAGGTCCTGCCGATGGCGCAGCGGTACTTCCTGTTCTGA
- a CDS encoding urease subunit beta, which produces MIPGELLPASGEIELNPGRPVTALEVANTGDRPIQVGSHFHFAETNPALSFDRTKARGQRLDIAAGTAVRFEPGQTRSVNLVPIAGARVIHGFRGETEGKV; this is translated from the coding sequence ATGATCCCCGGCGAACTCCTCCCCGCCTCCGGCGAGATCGAACTGAACCCCGGCCGCCCCGTGACCGCGCTGGAGGTCGCCAACACCGGCGACCGCCCCATCCAGGTCGGCAGCCACTTCCACTTCGCCGAGACCAACCCGGCCCTGTCCTTCGACCGGACCAAGGCGCGGGGCCAGCGCCTCGACATCGCCGCCGGCACCGCGGTGCGGTTCGAGCCGGGGCAGACCCGCAGCGTGAACCTCGTGCCGATCGCCGGCGCCCGCGTCATCCACGGCTTCCGCGGCGAGACGGAAGGGAAGGTCTGA